Proteins encoded in a region of the Rhodopirellula halodulae genome:
- a CDS encoding RNA polymerase sigma factor, whose translation MNFSTSAAIADSKVDAGNVLTNEPIAEQTPIAEQSDEQLVAKYRASGRRDIYETLMRRYEREIYAYLRRYIGNAEMAEDAFQGTFLQVHLKCNQFDLTRRFRPWLYAIATNQAIDVQRRNKRHRMVSLDRPASGQEDDRGGSWSEKLEGAMTDPLAAASKEENGRWVHEAVESLGEPMQQVVELVYYQGLKYREAAEILGIPVGTVKSRLHAAVNRLSGLWDDTHEERDAEEPLSN comes from the coding sequence ATGAACTTTTCAACCTCCGCAGCGATCGCTGATTCGAAGGTGGATGCGGGAAACGTCCTCACCAACGAACCCATCGCTGAACAGACTCCCATCGCCGAACAATCCGACGAGCAATTGGTCGCGAAATATCGTGCCAGTGGTCGTCGTGATATCTACGAAACTCTGATGCGTCGCTATGAGCGTGAAATTTACGCCTATTTGCGTCGCTACATCGGCAACGCGGAAATGGCCGAAGACGCCTTTCAGGGTACCTTTTTGCAGGTTCACCTGAAGTGCAACCAGTTCGACCTGACCCGCCGCTTTCGACCATGGCTGTACGCGATCGCCACCAACCAAGCCATCGATGTGCAGCGTCGCAACAAGCGTCACCGCATGGTGAGTCTGGATCGTCCCGCCAGCGGCCAAGAAGATGACCGCGGCGGTAGCTGGTCCGAAAAGTTGGAAGGTGCGATGACGGATCCGTTGGCGGCCGCCTCGAAGGAGGAAAACGGACGCTGGGTTCACGAAGCGGTCGAATCGCTGGGCGAACCCATGCAGCAGGTCGTGGAGTTGGTTTACTACCAAGGCCTGAAATATCGCGAAGCGGCTGAAATCCTCGGGATTCCCGTTGGAACCGTGAAGAGCCGGCTGCACGCCGCGGTGAACCGTTTGAGCGGTTTGTGGGACGACACCCACGAGGAACGCGACGCGGAAGAGCCTCTGAGCAACTGA
- a CDS encoding ATP-dependent helicase, translated as MDAITKDLTAAQAEAVQHIDGPLLIIAGPGSGKTRVVTHRIAHMLHSGIRPWQIAALTFTNKAADEMRMRVNLLAPNQPVWMGTFHRFCAQQLRRYASMIGLSENYSIYDTSDSKAAMKRAIAAAGVSTSHTSPEAIASAISNAKNRLITPEIMSQQSSRAGDTIAAKVYPVYQQQLLTANAVDFDDLLFHFARLLRENPEVRSNLDEKLKYIMVDEYQDTNLAQYAIVRALSVDHPNLAVTGDPDQSVYGWRGADLNNILDFEKDYPNVKTVRLEQNYRSTPEILRVADQLIRHNRRRKQKNLFTDNPTGDAVVLRQFEDGYKEADGIADEIASQMIAGNAEPRDFAIMCRMNALTRSIEHSLRNRGIPYQIVNGLEFYQRKEIKDLLAYLHLINNPAHDVALQRVINTPTRGIGAKTLERLQNFADAHRIPMLEAARRASEIDSLSKRAKTLVGTFIKLYDRLSIKATATLEDLLRYLIEEIQFVPYLERTTPEQQDNNPIANVDEFISAAVEFDQMHPEDGSLEAFLEQVALVSDTDAFEDSNNRVTLMTMHAAKGLEFPRVFVIAVEDNLLPHRRSKDDETQLEEERRLFFVGITRAEKWLQISYAKLRSFRGENQPAIPSMFLGELPRDEMQVIEVKGQRDFFDDAYDDEYPDSWDLVQEPAAVTDSGPAGQTDVLDGPRIIPMTDQSAIPDLYHDDVPQPKKKAKVSIQAELKTASDLLQSGTTPLGAYREGSTVRHAEYGEGTIVALTGKGPKRTAKIQFEETEETFRLAFAKIELVER; from the coding sequence ATGGATGCCATCACAAAAGACCTGACCGCGGCACAGGCCGAAGCGGTCCAGCACATCGACGGACCTCTGCTGATCATCGCCGGTCCCGGCAGTGGGAAAACCCGCGTCGTAACTCACCGCATCGCACACATGCTGCACAGCGGCATTCGTCCCTGGCAGATCGCGGCGCTGACGTTCACTAACAAAGCCGCCGACGAAATGCGGATGCGAGTCAATCTGCTCGCGCCCAACCAACCCGTTTGGATGGGAACGTTTCACCGTTTTTGCGCACAGCAACTGCGGCGATACGCATCAATGATCGGCTTGTCGGAAAACTACTCGATCTACGACACGTCGGACTCCAAAGCCGCGATGAAACGCGCCATCGCGGCGGCGGGAGTTTCGACCAGCCATACTTCTCCAGAAGCCATCGCGTCGGCAATTTCCAACGCGAAAAATCGGCTGATCACTCCGGAGATCATGTCGCAACAATCCAGCCGCGCCGGCGACACGATCGCCGCGAAAGTCTATCCGGTCTACCAGCAACAATTGCTGACGGCCAACGCCGTTGACTTTGATGATCTGCTGTTCCACTTCGCTCGGTTGCTGCGCGAAAATCCAGAAGTTCGTTCGAACCTGGATGAGAAGCTGAAGTACATCATGGTCGACGAGTACCAAGACACCAACTTGGCTCAATACGCCATTGTTCGCGCTCTCTCGGTCGACCATCCGAACTTGGCCGTCACCGGCGACCCGGACCAATCGGTTTACGGTTGGCGCGGAGCCGACCTGAACAACATCCTCGATTTCGAGAAGGATTACCCCAACGTCAAAACGGTGAGGCTGGAACAGAACTACCGCAGCACACCAGAGATCCTTCGCGTTGCCGACCAACTGATTCGCCACAACCGACGTCGCAAACAGAAGAACCTGTTCACCGACAATCCAACCGGCGACGCGGTGGTCTTGCGACAGTTCGAAGACGGCTACAAAGAAGCCGATGGCATCGCGGACGAGATCGCCAGCCAAATGATCGCCGGCAACGCGGAACCTCGCGACTTCGCGATCATGTGTCGCATGAACGCCCTGACGCGTTCGATCGAACACTCACTGCGTAATCGCGGAATCCCTTACCAAATCGTCAACGGGCTGGAGTTCTACCAACGCAAAGAGATCAAAGATCTGCTGGCCTATCTGCACCTGATCAACAACCCGGCTCACGATGTCGCACTGCAACGTGTGATCAACACGCCCACGCGAGGCATCGGTGCGAAGACCTTGGAACGCCTGCAAAACTTTGCCGACGCCCATCGCATCCCGATGTTGGAAGCCGCTCGCCGTGCTTCGGAAATCGACTCGCTCTCCAAGCGTGCGAAGACGTTGGTCGGTACCTTCATCAAGCTCTACGATCGACTGTCCATCAAAGCCACCGCGACGCTCGAAGACCTGCTGCGTTACTTGATCGAAGAGATTCAATTCGTTCCCTATCTCGAACGAACCACGCCGGAACAACAAGACAACAACCCCATCGCCAACGTCGACGAATTCATTTCCGCGGCGGTGGAGTTCGATCAAATGCATCCCGAGGACGGTTCGCTGGAAGCCTTCCTCGAACAAGTGGCGCTCGTGTCAGACACCGATGCGTTTGAAGATTCAAACAATCGCGTGACACTGATGACGATGCACGCGGCAAAGGGTCTGGAATTCCCTCGCGTGTTCGTGATCGCGGTAGAAGACAACTTGCTGCCGCACCGCCGCAGCAAGGATGACGAGACTCAACTCGAGGAAGAACGACGCTTGTTCTTTGTCGGCATCACCCGCGCGGAGAAGTGGCTGCAAATCAGCTACGCCAAACTGCGAAGCTTTCGCGGCGAGAACCAACCGGCCATCCCCAGCATGTTCCTGGGCGAATTGCCGCGTGATGAGATGCAGGTCATCGAAGTCAAAGGCCAACGAGATTTCTTTGACGACGCTTACGACGATGAGTACCCCGACTCATGGGACTTGGTCCAGGAACCCGCCGCGGTGACCGACAGTGGTCCCGCAGGACAAACGGATGTTCTCGATGGCCCACGCATCATTCCGATGACGGACCAATCCGCGATTCCGGATCTTTATCACGACGATGTCCCTCAACCGAAAAAGAAAGCCAAGGTCTCCATCCAAGCCGAATTGAAAACAGCCAGCGACCTGTTGCAATCCGGAACGACACCGCTGGGTGCCTACCGCGAAGGCAGCACGGTTCGTCATGCGGAATACGGCGAAGGAACCATCGTCGCCCTGACAGGCAAAGGTCCCAAACGCACGGCCAAAATCCAATTCGAAGAGACCGAGGAAACGTTCCGCCTGGCGTTCGCGAAAATTGAATTGGTCGAGCGTTAG
- a CDS encoding peroxiredoxin-like family protein, producing the protein MTTHVSADDASTLSDQLQETATNASKRYPAEVLKTFQSGIDSVRATGIEESAKQVGDQAADATLKGWDEESVTLSEVWKENPVILMWYRGGWCPYCNLQLRAMQKQLDAIEGAGAKLVVLTPELPEKAKETAESNDLNMLVLHDANNELAKKFGIVFQLPESILPIYRDKLQLAKVNGNDAMELPLAATYVINTDGEITYAFLDADYKKRAEPAEVVAAVKQLQ; encoded by the coding sequence ATGACAACTCACGTATCCGCGGACGACGCCTCGACCTTGTCCGATCAACTTCAAGAAACCGCCACCAACGCGTCCAAACGTTACCCAGCCGAAGTGTTGAAAACGTTCCAATCCGGAATCGACAGCGTTCGCGCGACTGGCATCGAAGAATCCGCCAAACAGGTCGGCGATCAAGCTGCTGACGCGACGTTGAAAGGATGGGACGAAGAGTCCGTCACTCTCAGCGAAGTCTGGAAAGAAAACCCCGTGATCTTGATGTGGTACCGGGGTGGATGGTGTCCTTATTGCAACCTGCAACTTCGTGCGATGCAAAAACAACTGGACGCAATTGAAGGTGCCGGCGCCAAGCTGGTCGTTTTGACGCCTGAGTTGCCTGAAAAAGCCAAAGAGACCGCCGAGAGTAACGACCTCAACATGCTCGTCTTGCATGACGCCAACAACGAGCTAGCCAAGAAATTTGGCATCGTCTTTCAGCTTCCCGAGTCGATCCTTCCGATCTACCGTGACAAGTTGCAACTTGCCAAAGTCAACGGCAACGATGCGATGGAATTGCCGTTGGCGGCCACCTACGTGATCAACACGGACGGCGAGATCACCTACGCGTTCCTGGATGCGGATTACAAGAAGCGAGCGGAACCCGCCGAAGTTGTTGCCGCGGTGAAACAACTGCAGTAG
- a CDS encoding adenosine kinase — MTHDVYAVGNALVDIQTVVADDLITELELDKGIMTLVDDEKQAGILSRFDLPSLSRCAGGSAANTIAAVADFGGKAAFVGKIGDDETGEFFLQDLRALGVTIDVDPQPNSPTGTCAVLITEDAQRTMLTNLAASTKLSEADIDEDVIAASKYIYIEGYLFMGEQTKAAAYKAIELAKKNNVKVAFTASDPFLVNIMKDEMWDLIRGPVDLFFCNEEEAKSLTGLEDPIACANKIHESAENVAMTLGANGSILMHGGEAIPVEGVKVKAIDTTGAGDMYAGGILYGITNGLDWRQAGHLASHAAARVVAQMGARLENQFTDEEVKQLTDLTA, encoded by the coding sequence ATGACGCACGACGTTTACGCGGTTGGCAATGCTCTCGTTGACATTCAGACGGTGGTCGCTGACGACCTGATCACCGAATTGGAACTCGACAAAGGGATCATGACGCTGGTCGACGACGAGAAACAGGCTGGGATTCTAAGCCGCTTTGATCTGCCCTCGTTGTCGCGCTGTGCCGGTGGTTCGGCCGCGAATACGATTGCCGCGGTGGCGGACTTCGGCGGGAAAGCGGCCTTCGTGGGGAAGATTGGCGACGACGAAACCGGCGAGTTCTTCCTCCAGGATTTGCGAGCCTTGGGGGTGACGATTGATGTCGACCCACAACCGAACTCGCCCACGGGCACCTGCGCGGTCTTGATCACCGAGGATGCTCAGCGAACGATGCTGACAAACCTCGCGGCATCGACCAAGTTATCCGAGGCTGATATCGACGAAGACGTGATCGCCGCCAGCAAGTACATCTACATCGAAGGCTATCTCTTCATGGGAGAGCAAACCAAAGCGGCGGCGTACAAAGCGATCGAACTGGCCAAAAAGAACAACGTCAAAGTCGCTTTCACCGCATCGGATCCTTTCCTCGTCAACATCATGAAGGACGAGATGTGGGACCTGATTCGCGGGCCAGTCGATTTGTTTTTCTGCAACGAAGAGGAAGCCAAGAGTTTGACCGGGTTGGAGGACCCGATCGCTTGTGCCAACAAGATTCACGAATCGGCAGAAAACGTTGCGATGACGTTGGGGGCCAACGGTTCAATCCTGATGCATGGCGGCGAAGCGATCCCTGTCGAGGGCGTGAAGGTCAAAGCGATTGACACGACCGGTGCCGGTGACATGTATGCCGGCGGCATTCTGTATGGCATCACCAATGGACTGGATTGGCGGCAAGCCGGGCACCTCGCCTCCCACGCCGCAGCTCGCGTGGTCGCGCAGATGGGCGCTCGTTTGGAAAATCAGTTCACCGACGAAGAGGTCAAACAGTTGACCGATTTGACCGCCTGA
- a CDS encoding glycoside hydrolase family 32 protein, with amino-acid sequence MHPFTTRILTFACLFASLLATTFFTAPARGQYDPHPADVGYQQDYRNQFHFSPKTEWMNDINALIYADGKYHMLYQWGKAIRHGGYATSPDLLHWNDRGVALIPQESFLPAEVKRNVSGAQVYSGSGVLISGQTAEKITGSTAEAMVMIYTGTKSGTCLAWSNDGGESWHDYPGNPVANRTQGADPRDPCVIYHQPTQSWVMALYENGTTFYGSNDLVNWKKLSNIDFGFECPDLFELPLDGNPDQMKWVLHDANGSYLVGQFDGVRFTPEQDVLVMDVGPDFYAGQTFFRPNLPSGDVIQIAWNDHWNGGIGESPWERNATFPVKIGLVTYNGKMRVTRTPIRRISDLYETTLAWKNETIGPKTSSNQVLSGVQAEAFDLTATFDLNETTAKRVTFQIANKEITYDIEAQTLLGKPLRPDANQQLTLRMLVDWSTLEIFAAGGVFSYSEQFAFTPDDESVAVFTDGGQVKLKSLELHPIKSIW; translated from the coding sequence ATGCATCCATTCACAACACGCATTCTCACATTTGCCTGCCTGTTTGCGTCACTGTTGGCAACGACTTTTTTCACAGCACCCGCCCGGGGGCAGTACGATCCGCATCCCGCCGACGTGGGCTACCAACAAGACTATCGCAATCAATTTCATTTCAGTCCAAAGACGGAATGGATGAACGATATCAACGCATTGATCTACGCCGACGGCAAATACCACATGCTCTATCAATGGGGCAAAGCGATTCGGCACGGTGGCTACGCAACCAGCCCTGACCTGTTGCACTGGAATGATCGAGGCGTCGCACTGATTCCTCAGGAATCGTTTCTACCAGCGGAAGTCAAACGCAACGTCAGCGGAGCCCAGGTTTACTCCGGCAGCGGTGTGCTGATCTCGGGACAGACGGCTGAAAAGATCACCGGTTCCACGGCCGAAGCGATGGTGATGATCTACACGGGGACCAAGTCGGGAACCTGTCTTGCCTGGAGCAACGACGGGGGCGAATCGTGGCACGATTACCCCGGCAACCCGGTCGCGAATCGCACGCAAGGTGCCGACCCACGCGATCCGTGTGTGATCTATCACCAACCAACCCAATCGTGGGTGATGGCACTGTACGAGAATGGCACCACTTTCTACGGTTCCAACGATTTGGTGAACTGGAAGAAACTCAGCAACATCGACTTTGGCTTTGAATGCCCCGACCTCTTCGAGTTGCCGTTGGATGGCAATCCCGACCAAATGAAGTGGGTTTTGCACGACGCGAACGGGTCGTACTTGGTCGGACAATTCGATGGCGTTCGCTTCACCCCGGAACAAGACGTTCTGGTGATGGATGTGGGTCCAGACTTCTACGCCGGACAAACGTTCTTCCGTCCCAACCTGCCCTCAGGCGACGTGATCCAAATCGCTTGGAACGACCACTGGAACGGAGGCATTGGCGAGAGTCCCTGGGAACGCAACGCAACCTTCCCGGTCAAAATTGGCTTGGTCACCTACAACGGCAAAATGCGAGTGACTCGCACGCCGATCCGGCGGATCTCTGACCTCTACGAGACAACACTTGCCTGGAAGAACGAAACCATCGGCCCAAAGACTTCGAGCAACCAAGTCTTGAGTGGCGTTCAAGCGGAAGCCTTTGACTTGACGGCAACGTTCGATTTGAACGAGACGACCGCGAAACGGGTCACGTTTCAAATTGCGAACAAGGAAATCACCTACGACATCGAGGCCCAAACGCTGCTCGGGAAACCGCTTCGACCGGACGCCAACCAGCAACTGACTCTTCGAATGCTGGTCGATTGGAGCACGCTCGAAATTTTCGCGGCCGGCGGAGTCTTCTCCTACAGCGAACAGTTCGCATTCACACCCGATGACGAAAGCGTCGCCGTCTTCACCGACGGCGGCCAAGTGAAACTGAAATCGCTGGAACTGCATCCGATCAAGAGCATCTGGTGA
- a CDS encoding histidine kinase, with product MKSTVLFLTGDLIFASRVRAACETAGKNFAFAGRLPEEPDEDIGWVIVDLSTRNGVVADLMPTVSRICPDASVIAYGPHVQVDRLKKARAAGVPTVLTRGQFDASLSSLFTD from the coding sequence ATGAAATCCACTGTATTGTTCCTCACCGGCGATTTGATTTTCGCTTCCCGAGTCCGTGCCGCCTGTGAAACAGCCGGCAAGAACTTCGCATTCGCGGGACGTTTGCCGGAAGAACCCGACGAGGACATTGGCTGGGTGATCGTCGACCTGTCCACGCGAAACGGCGTGGTCGCGGATTTGATGCCCACGGTTTCACGCATCTGTCCGGATGCCAGCGTGATCGCGTATGGTCCGCACGTCCAAGTCGATCGCTTGAAGAAAGCTCGCGCCGCCGGTGTGCCCACCGTGCTCACGCGAGGCCAGTTTGATGCAAGTTTGTCGAGCCTATTCACCGACTGA
- a CDS encoding FliM/FliN family flagellar motor switch protein, translated as MSENATQDKPTEEAEAPASNTYREKVLNIRTIVNVTLAEKKEPLKTILSLVPGSMLTFDVSCDQPLELRAGGHPIATGETVKIGDKFGLRIREIGVPQED; from the coding sequence ATGAGCGAGAACGCCACCCAAGACAAGCCGACCGAAGAAGCCGAAGCTCCCGCGTCCAACACGTATCGGGAGAAGGTGCTGAACATCCGCACGATCGTCAACGTGACGCTGGCGGAAAAGAAGGAACCTTTGAAAACGATCTTGTCGCTGGTTCCTGGGTCCATGCTGACCTTTGATGTCAGTTGCGACCAACCGCTGGAATTGCGAGCCGGCGGGCACCCGATCGCCACCGGTGAAACGGTCAAGATCGGCGACAAGTTCGGCCTGCGAATTCGCGAAATTGGCGTCCCACAAGAAGACTGA